The Triticum dicoccoides isolate Atlit2015 ecotype Zavitan chromosome 6A, WEW_v2.0, whole genome shotgun sequence genome has a window encoding:
- the LOC119318895 gene encoding uncharacterized protein LOC119318895 yields MASAVGGGIDGAAAGTTKKKKRISDCLVDSDGGDEVAGEDAMPPSPPSPGTPRLRIPVFTCARLRFVRLGRKGGGGRKDQVAAEKSEAASTDSSAAGWKAPSSGASPTETAGMGLSLLFLLAKTCVELNKMAEVRAEMEALLREMRDQLVVRTTKVGTTTASPCQCHASSRTRTDGQDAGATSSSSPEPARPRHFRRDKRAGRKRRDGPFYALTGNPLFDLEREPCGRAAASSSAMETASETSSEVEDPSGFMAGEQFQLNCRTEQGTPESSSDGQSFIELEGGFGAGAGRGGYSARRWRDSEDGQGEEEEEEGRGDEGVSAVELERRLQELLHRRSRERIEELEASLRRAERKVMETEMEARLWKDTAKLALQPGTRGGTGQ; encoded by the exons ATGGCATCGGCAGTAGGGGGCGGCATTGACGGAGCAGCAGCGGGGacgaccaagaagaagaagagaatctcCGACTGCCTCGTCGACAGCGACGGCGGAGACGAGGTGGCGGGGGAGGACGCCATGCCGCCCTCGCCGCCTTCCCCCGGCACGCCGCGGCTGCGCATCCCGGTGTTCACCTGCGCGCGGCTCCGGTTCGTCAGGCTCGGCAGgaaaggcggcggcgggcggaaggaTCAGGTCGCCGCCGAGAAGAGCGAGGCCGCGTCCACGGACTCCTCAG CAGCAGGATGGAAAGCGCCGAGCAGCGGCGCGTCGCCGACGGAAACTGCCGGCATGGGGCTGAGCCTGCTGTTCCTCCTCGCCAAGACATGCGTAGAGCTAAACAAGATGGCCGAGGTGCGCGCGGAGATGGAGGCGCTCCTGCGGGAGATGAGGGACCAGCTGGTGGTCAGGACGACGAAGGTCGGCACGACGACTGCTTCGCCGTGCCAGTGCCACGCTTCGTCCCGTACGCGCACGGACGGCCAAGACGCCGGCGCCACTTCTTCGTCTTCTCCCGAACCGGCGCGTCCTCGCCATTTCCGTCGTGATAAGCGCGCTGGACGGAAGCGGAGAGACGGGCCGTTCTACGCGCTGACAGGAAACCCGCTGTTCGACCTCGAGCGAGAACCGTGTGGCCGCGCTGCCGCCTCCTCTTCTGCCATGGAGACCGCGAGCGAGACGTCGTCTGAAGTGGAGGACCCATCGGGCTTCATGGCTGGGGAGCAGTTTCAGCTCAACTGCCGCACCGAGCAAGGAACACCCGAG TCGTCGTCGGACGGGCAGTCGTTCATCGAGCTGGAGGGGGGGTTCGGAGCCGGAGCCGGTAGAGGCGGCTACAGTGCAAGGCGGTGGCGAGATTCAGAGGACggacagggggaggaggaggaggaggaggggcgcggCGACGAGGGGGTGTCGGCGGTGGAGCTGGAGAGGCGGCTGCAGGAGCTCCTGCACCGGAGGAGCCGGGAGCGGATCGAGGAGCTGGAGGCGTCGCTGCGGCGCGCGGAGCGGAAGGtgatggagacggagatggaggcGCGGCTGTGGAAGGACACCGCCAAGCTGGCGCTGCAGCCGGGCACGCGCGGCGGTACGGGGCAGTGA